One window of the Cryptomeria japonica chromosome 7, Sugi_1.0, whole genome shotgun sequence genome contains the following:
- the LOC131856581 gene encoding putative serine/threonine-protein kinase: MTRVASVWASLSAASSRKAHGSSERIYKVRWSRVVKQSCKAELYGSESDTISSQRPKFSPAQELETAEVEAQMLGTEIQQSPIKNEVQQSLIEFERDELVRATEGFSIQIGKGGYGIVYRGILSDGRRVAVKVLSKESLQRHLEWMNDVSILSKLNHQNISTLVGYCSEDNMIVYDCMARSLSSAIFEENEIFMHWTTRFKIILDIIRGLAYLHEGVGVPIMHKDVKPSDILLDGNFNAKISDFGFAMGENKLPWYEDISIDGPRIVGTYGYAAPEYIATGSVSVKSDIYGFGVTVLNVVSGKNITELKKFLFEHASMLHDKRCLTELIDPRLLNASYSTHSRSIAGTINIALQCIHSNFRIRPSASHVLEMLLSKDSNCHNSTQS, encoded by the exons ATGACCCGCGTTGCGTCCGTGTGGGCCTCGCTCTCGGCTGCAAGTTCTAGGAAAGCTCACGGTAGCTCGGAGAGAATTTACAAG GTAAGATGGAGCAGAGTTGTAAAGCAGAGTTGTAAAGCAGAGCTCTATGGATCAGAATCGGACACTATATCTTCGCAG AGGCCAAAATTTTCACCTGCTCAAGAACTCGAAACGGCCGAAGTAGAAGCACAAATGTTGGGGACGGAGATCCAACAATCTCCAATTAAGAATGAGGTCCAACAATCTCTGATTGAGTTCGAACGAGACGAATTGGTGAGGGCGACAGAAGGGTTTTCAATACAAATAGGCAAGGGTGGTTATGGGATTGTTTACCGC GGAATTCTGTCTGATGGAAGACGCGTGGCAGTGAAGGTCCTGAGCAAAGAAAGTTTGCAACGCCACCTAGAGTGGATGAACGACGTGAGCATTCTAAGCAAGCTTAACCATCAAAACATTTCGACGCTTGTGGGATACTGCTCTGAAGACAATATGATAGTCTATGATTGTATGGCACGAAGCCTGTCAAgcgccatttttg aagaaaatgagatatttaTGCACTGGACAACAAGATTCAAGATCATATTGGATATAATAAGAGGACTCGCCTATCTTCACGAGGGTGTAGGCGTGCCCATAATGCACAAAGACGTCAAGCCGTCCGACattcttttggatggaaatttcAATGCCAAGATTTCTGATTTTGGCTTTGCAATGGGCGAAAACAAGCTACCGTGGTATGAGGATATTAGCATTGATGGACCGCGTATTGTTGGAACATA TGGTTACGCAGCTCCTGAGTATATTGCTACCGGTAGTGTGAGTGTGAAATCAGACATTTACGGCTTTGGAGTGACTGTTTTGAATGTCGTATCTGGCAAAAATATTACGGAATTAAAAAAATTCCTTTTCGAGCAC GCGAGTATGTTGCATGATAAGCGTTGCCTTACTGAGCTAATAGACCCTCGATTACTCAACGCAAGTTATTCAACTCACTCAAGAAGTATAGCAGGGACAATCAATATAGCCCTGCAGTGCATTCATTCCAACTTCAGAATTCGTCCATCCGCATCACATGTGTTAGAAATGCTTTTATCAAAAGATTCCAATTGCCACAACTCTACTCAGTCTTGA